Proteins from a genomic interval of Equus quagga isolate Etosha38 chromosome 13, UCLA_HA_Equagga_1.0, whole genome shotgun sequence:
- the PPP1R14A gene encoding protein phosphatase 1 regulatory subunit 14A, translated as MAAQRLGKRVLSKLQAPARARGPGGSPRGLQKRHARVTVKYDRRELQRRLDVEKWIDGRLEELYRGREADMPDEVNIDELLELESDEERSRKLQGLLKSCRNPTEDFIQELLGKLRGLHKQSGLPQPSLSGDGSLSPPQDRAWTAPP; from the exons ATGGCAGCGCAGCGGCTGGGTAAGCGGGTGCTGAGCAAGCTGCAGGCTCCGGCGCGGGCCCGCGGCCCGGGGGGCAGCCCCCGGGGGCTGCAGAAGCGGCACGCGCGTGTCACCGTCAAGTACGACCGGCGGGAGCTGCAGCGGCGCCTGGACGTGGAGAAGTGGATCGACGGGCGCTTGGAGGAGCTGTACCGCGGCAGG GAGGCCGACATGCCCGACGAGGTCAACATTGATGAGTTGTTGGAATTAGAGAGCGACGAGGAGCGAAGCCGGAAACTCCAG GGACTCCTGAAGTCCTGCAGGAACCCCACAGAG GACTTCATCCAGGAGCTGCTGGGGAAGCTGCGGGGCCTCCACAAGCAGTcaggcctcccccagcccagcctctcgGGGGACGGCAGCCTGAGCCCCCCACAGGACCGTGCCTGGACCGCGCCACCCTGA
- the SPINT2 gene encoding kunitz-type protease inhibitor 2 isoform X2, with translation MAPLCGPGCCRALLALLASLLVLGADAADGEQSVHEFCRVLKAVGRCRAAFPRWWYNVTDRSCQQFVYGGCNGNKNNYLTKEECLEKCAGVTENTTDDSAASGTGVESSVPSEYCTAKAVTGPCRASFPRWYFNAEKNACDSFVYGGCRGNKNSYLSEEECMNRCFRKQLYPALPHSTKVVLAGLFLMVLILLLGASVVCLIRVAGRSQERTLRSVWSSGDDKEHLVKNVYVL, from the exons ATGGCGCCGCTGTGCGGACCCGGGTGTTGCCGGGCGCTGCTCGCGCTGCTGGCCTCGCTGCTAGTCCTCGGGGCTGACGCGGCCGACGGAGAACAGAGCGTCCACG AGTTTTGCCGCGTTTTGAAGGCCGTGGGAAGATGCCGGGCCGCCTTCCCTAGGTGGTGGTACAATGTCACTGACAGATCCTGCCAGCAGTTTGTGTATGGAGGCTGCAATGGGAATAAGAATAATTACCTGACCAAGGAGGAATGTCTGGAGAAGTGTGCCGGCGTCACGG AGAACACCACTGATGACTCGGCTGCCAGCGGGACTGGAGTGGAGTCCTCTGTCCCAAGTG AATACTGTACTGCCAAGGCGGTCACGGGGCCTTGCCGTGCGTCCTTCCCGCGCTGGTACTTCAATGCCGAGAAGAACGCCTGTGACAGCTTCGTCTACGGAGGCTGCCGGGGCAATAAGAACAGCTACCTCTCCGAGGAGGAGTGCATGAACCGCTGTTTCC GCAAGCAGCTGTACCCTGCTCTGCCCCACAGCACTAAAG TGGTGCTGGCAGGGCTCTTCCTGATGGTCCTGATCCTCCTGCTGGGAGCCTCGGTGGTCTGCCTGATCAGGGTggcagggaggagccaggagcGCACCCTCCGCTCCGTGTGGAGCTCCGGGGACGACAAGGAGCACCTGGTGAAGAACGTCTACGTCCTGTGA
- the SPINT2 gene encoding kunitz-type protease inhibitor 2 isoform X1 — translation MAPLCGPGCCRALLALLASLLVLGADAADGEQSVHEFCRVLKAVGRCRAAFPRWWYNVTDRSCQQFVYGGCNGNKNNYLTKEECLEKCAGVTENTTDDSAASGTGVESSVPSVPRRQDSDDPFSDIFDYEEYCTAKAVTGPCRASFPRWYFNAEKNACDSFVYGGCRGNKNSYLSEEECMNRCFRKQLYPALPHSTKVVLAGLFLMVLILLLGASVVCLIRVAGRSQERTLRSVWSSGDDKEHLVKNVYVL, via the exons ATGGCGCCGCTGTGCGGACCCGGGTGTTGCCGGGCGCTGCTCGCGCTGCTGGCCTCGCTGCTAGTCCTCGGGGCTGACGCGGCCGACGGAGAACAGAGCGTCCACG AGTTTTGCCGCGTTTTGAAGGCCGTGGGAAGATGCCGGGCCGCCTTCCCTAGGTGGTGGTACAATGTCACTGACAGATCCTGCCAGCAGTTTGTGTATGGAGGCTGCAATGGGAATAAGAATAATTACCTGACCAAGGAGGAATGTCTGGAGAAGTGTGCCGGCGTCACGG AGAACACCACTGATGACTCGGCTGCCAGCGGGACTGGAGTGGAGTCCTCTGTCCCAAGTG TTCCCAGAAGGCAGGATTCTGATGACCCCTTCAGTGATATTTTCGACTATGAAg AATACTGTACTGCCAAGGCGGTCACGGGGCCTTGCCGTGCGTCCTTCCCGCGCTGGTACTTCAATGCCGAGAAGAACGCCTGTGACAGCTTCGTCTACGGAGGCTGCCGGGGCAATAAGAACAGCTACCTCTCCGAGGAGGAGTGCATGAACCGCTGTTTCC GCAAGCAGCTGTACCCTGCTCTGCCCCACAGCACTAAAG TGGTGCTGGCAGGGCTCTTCCTGATGGTCCTGATCCTCCTGCTGGGAGCCTCGGTGGTCTGCCTGATCAGGGTggcagggaggagccaggagcGCACCCTCCGCTCCGTGTGGAGCTCCGGGGACGACAAGGAGCACCTGGTGAAGAACGTCTACGTCCTGTGA